One part of the Aurantibacillus circumpalustris genome encodes these proteins:
- a CDS encoding tetratricopeptide repeat protein has translation MAQGNKTPLKSTSKAPTLKAPTFAPLSETFKYFTFLNHKIALILIGVIGFTFYITSINGEYALDDGIIIHQNDHVIKGVRGIKDIMTRDAYESFYRRMCATDQLAGGRYRPLSVVSFALEQQLIGSYRTGLYMKVEDSNKNGVLDKDMVSYTSPCGRPETNYEYNDYVDLNNNGLAEGNECYSCWDLNKNFKNEWDEDLNVDGIFNEIDCQVYGAKVRHFNNIWTFALGCMLLYLVFSRYFFRTNQDLAFLAALLFTMHPIHSEAIANVKSRDEIFSLIFLSLTFFYTFKYLETKKNKDLFWSSLMFLLALLSKEYAVTLLILVPLAVYTFTENDFDVKTFFDTKEFKQTLYVGLAFVFCAVMMLYLKRDFDMHAQPGAKPIRSFWVFPFLYILVGIFMMGSNKKNNFHKLLSWFYFVMLFYLAMRLVAVKLKPGVPDTEILNNPYLLANGEERFATKGFVLLKYLWLQIFPATLSSDYSYNTIEYRHFTSWDFLLSIIIHVGMVVAAVHYTLKKHILGFALMTYIVFALMIGNVLMDIGATMGERLIFHSSIGFCIAIAYFMLKGLDKLSVIAFNMRRIALVCVVLVITFLFGCKTWERNWDWKNDVTLFLKDVKTMPHSVLVLGNAGARWVDLADTKEVTGVQVVGQDSTRFNDYNGTLVITDEEVKTGGYKNKREAALFKGIAFLKHATELHPRYVNGYLNLGLAYFKLRKDFEALYYWKNAERLYPNNPYLRNYYQVYSNDLKNRGSGAFNRGRMDSAAIAYNMWTLLVPYDKEAWYNLGGAYFNQGKFGLAKKSWDRAIQIDPNYAEVKKVLPMITPQMLGQAPVTMAPQSQPIKNN, from the coding sequence ATGGCACAGGGAAACAAGACACCTTTAAAATCAACATCAAAAGCACCAACGTTAAAAGCTCCAACTTTTGCGCCCTTAAGTGAAACTTTCAAGTATTTCACATTCTTAAATCACAAGATCGCCTTAATTCTTATAGGCGTTATTGGTTTTACTTTTTATATCACTTCCATTAATGGCGAATATGCGCTAGATGACGGAATTATTATTCATCAAAATGATCACGTAATCAAGGGTGTTAGAGGTATTAAAGACATCATGACCCGTGATGCTTACGAGAGTTTTTACCGTCGTATGTGTGCAACAGATCAATTAGCCGGGGGTCGTTACCGTCCTTTATCTGTTGTAAGTTTTGCACTTGAACAACAACTTATTGGCAGTTACCGCACAGGTCTTTACATGAAAGTGGAAGACTCTAATAAAAACGGAGTTCTGGATAAGGACATGGTAAGTTATACTTCTCCTTGCGGCAGACCTGAAACAAATTACGAGTACAACGATTATGTTGATTTAAATAATAACGGATTAGCAGAAGGAAACGAGTGCTACAGCTGTTGGGATTTAAACAAAAATTTTAAAAACGAATGGGATGAAGATCTTAATGTAGATGGAATTTTTAATGAAATAGACTGTCAGGTATACGGTGCTAAAGTGCGCCATTTTAATAATATTTGGACATTCGCCCTTGGGTGTATGTTATTATACCTTGTTTTTTCTCGTTATTTTTTTCGTACCAATCAAGACTTGGCATTTCTCGCAGCTTTACTGTTTACGATGCACCCGATACACTCAGAAGCCATCGCTAATGTGAAAAGCCGTGATGAGATTTTCTCATTAATCTTCCTCTCGCTCACCTTCTTTTATACATTCAAATATCTGGAGACCAAAAAGAACAAAGATTTATTTTGGTCTTCGCTCATGTTCTTGCTCGCATTGTTATCAAAAGAATACGCTGTTACCTTGTTAATATTGGTACCATTGGCTGTGTACACATTTACAGAAAATGATTTTGATGTTAAAACGTTTTTCGATACAAAAGAATTTAAACAAACACTTTATGTGGGTCTTGCATTTGTATTTTGCGCTGTGATGATGTTGTATTTAAAGCGTGACTTTGATATGCATGCACAGCCCGGAGCTAAGCCAATTCGCTCATTCTGGGTATTCCCTTTCTTATATATTTTGGTTGGAATTTTTATGATGGGATCCAATAAGAAAAACAATTTCCATAAACTCTTGAGTTGGTTCTACTTTGTGATGTTGTTTTATTTGGCAATGCGTTTGGTTGCTGTTAAACTAAAACCAGGTGTTCCAGACACGGAAATTTTAAACAATCCATACCTTTTAGCAAATGGCGAAGAACGTTTCGCTACTAAAGGCTTTGTGTTATTAAAATACCTATGGCTACAAATTTTCCCTGCTACATTGTCTTCCGATTATTCATATAATACTATTGAGTACCGTCATTTTACAAGTTGGGACTTTTTATTGTCTATTATAATACACGTTGGAATGGTGGTTGCAGCCGTTCATTATACTTTAAAGAAACATATTTTAGGTTTTGCTTTAATGACTTACATTGTATTTGCGTTAATGATTGGAAACGTTTTAATGGACATTGGTGCAACAATGGGTGAACGTTTGATCTTTCACTCGTCTATCGGATTTTGTATTGCCATTGCTTACTTTATGCTGAAGGGCTTAGATAAATTATCAGTGATTGCATTTAACATGAGAAGAATAGCACTTGTGTGCGTTGTTTTAGTAATCACTTTCTTATTTGGCTGCAAAACCTGGGAACGTAACTGGGATTGGAAAAATGATGTAACACTCTTCTTAAAAGACGTAAAAACCATGCCACACTCTGTACTTGTTTTAGGAAATGCAGGTGCCCGTTGGGTTGATTTGGCCGATACAAAAGAAGTTACAGGTGTTCAGGTTGTTGGGCAGGACTCAACGCGTTTTAATGATTATAACGGTACTTTAGTTATTACTGACGAAGAGGTAAAGACAGGTGGCTATAAAAATAAACGCGAAGCAGCTCTTTTTAAAGGAATTGCATTCTTAAAGCATGCCACTGAGTTACATCCACGTTACGTAAATGGATATTTAAATTTAGGATTAGCTTACTTTAAATTGAGAAAAGATTTCGAAGCACTTTACTATTGGAAAAATGCCGAACGTTTGTATCCAAATAATCCTTACTTGAGAAATTATTATCAGGTATACTCAAACGATCTAAAAAACAGAGGGTCTGGAGCATTTAACCGAGGACGTATGGATTCAGCAGCCATTGCTTATAACATGTGGACTTTATTGGTGCCTTATGACAAAGAAGCTTGGTATAATTTAGGTGGCGCTTACTTTAATCAAGGGAAATTTGGTTTAGCTAAAAAAAGTTGGGATAGAGCTATTCAAATTGATCCAAATTACGCAGAGGTTAAAAAGGTATTACCTATGATTACACCTCAAATGTTAGGGCAGGCTCCGGTTACGATGGCCCCTCAATCACAGCCAATTAAAAATAATTAG
- the rnhA gene encoding ribonuclease HI: protein MEDHIELYTDGAASGNPGPGGFGLVLKFKNHRKEISGGFKRTTNNRMELLAVIVGLESVTHNALHVRVYSDSKYVVDSINLKWVFGWRKTGFKNKANVDLWQRFLRIYDSNKHTFVWVKGHASNVENNRCDELAVAASKKPSLPIDEGYEAIKS from the coding sequence TTGGAAGACCATATAGAATTATATACAGACGGCGCTGCAAGCGGAAATCCGGGTCCTGGTGGTTTTGGACTCGTTTTAAAATTTAAAAACCACCGAAAAGAAATTAGTGGTGGATTTAAAAGAACCACTAATAATCGCATGGAATTATTGGCAGTTATTGTTGGACTAGAAAGTGTTACTCATAATGCTTTGCACGTAAGAGTATACTCTGACAGCAAGTACGTTGTAGATTCTATTAATCTAAAATGGGTTTTTGGCTGGCGAAAAACAGGTTTTAAAAATAAAGCAAATGTAGATTTGTGGCAACGGTTTTTGCGTATTTATGATTCCAATAAACACACCTTTGTTTGGGTAAAAGGTCATGCCAGTAATGTAGAGAATAATCGCTGTGATGAACTAGCGGTGGCAGCTTCTAAAAAACCCAGTTTACCAATAGATGAAGGGTACGAAGCCATCAAAAGTTAA
- a CDS encoding AI-2E family transporter produces MKLNINVWRIIGVLALIFFVLIFFKIVIYLLISLVLFLLGSPVTYRLNRVKIGSKKIPNSISALFTLVLIISILFGFFYLIIPPLASEIDFLYGLNFYEVMHNTLNQFPSFKSLLLKFGSEEAIKQNVTEQLSGFMSANNIGFIVNNIFAYFSTITAGILCVLFITFFLLRDSNIVKESILVITPSGYENATSDILRTSKKMLSKYFTGLFLDMVIVGTTVLVSLSILGIKNALVIAFFASILNVIPYIGSMITVIIALTLGVSSCISTGSYELISPTIYKIFFTLLSINLLDGFILQPFIFSNSVKAHPLEIFLVTLMAASLGGVFAMVVALPTYTLIRIVAKEFLTHLKFFKKISEKINS; encoded by the coding sequence ATGAAACTAAATATTAATGTATGGCGAATTATTGGAGTACTCGCTCTAATCTTTTTTGTACTTATTTTCTTTAAAATTGTTATTTATCTTCTTATTTCGCTTGTTCTTTTTTTACTAGGCTCTCCTGTTACTTATCGCTTAAACCGAGTAAAGATTGGTTCAAAAAAAATTCCAAATAGTATTTCTGCATTATTTACCCTTGTATTAATCATTAGCATTCTTTTTGGTTTCTTTTACCTGATTATACCGCCACTGGCCAGTGAAATAGACTTTCTTTATGGGCTTAATTTTTACGAGGTCATGCATAATACACTCAATCAATTTCCTTCTTTTAAATCATTGCTTTTAAAATTCGGCTCAGAAGAAGCCATCAAACAAAATGTAACCGAACAACTTAGTGGATTTATGAGTGCCAACAATATAGGCTTTATAGTAAATAACATTTTCGCGTATTTTAGTACCATTACCGCTGGAATACTTTGTGTATTATTTATTACTTTTTTCCTTTTAAGAGATTCCAACATTGTAAAAGAAAGTATTTTGGTAATAACGCCATCTGGATACGAAAACGCAACAAGCGATATATTGCGTACTAGCAAGAAAATGCTAAGCAAATACTTCACCGGTTTGTTTTTAGACATGGTTATTGTTGGGACAACGGTACTTGTTAGTTTGTCTATTTTAGGGATTAAAAACGCTTTGGTAATTGCCTTTTTTGCCTCCATACTGAATGTTATTCCTTACATAGGCTCCATGATCACTGTGATAATAGCACTTACTTTGGGAGTAAGCAGTTGCATTAGTACTGGAAGTTATGAACTTATTAGTCCGACCATTTATAAAATATTTTTCACCTTACTCAGTATAAATTTATTAGACGGCTTTATTTTGCAACCCTTTATTTTCTCCAATTCTGTAAAAGCACACCCGCTTGAAATATTTCTTGTAACGCTTATGGCTGCTAGTCTTGGCGGTGTATTTGCGATGGTTGTTGCCCTTCCAACCTATACTTTAATTCGCATTGTTGCAAAAGAATTTTTAACGCACTTAAAATTCTTTAAAAAAATATCTGAAAAAATTAATTCCTGA
- a CDS encoding DMT family protein gives MMSRPLATILLLIASNTFMTIAWYGHLRFKDLPVLKNAGLITIILISWGIALLEYSLMVPANRIGSTINGGPFNMWQLKLIQEVISISVFIIFTLLFFKTDELKWNHIVGFLFLIGAVYFFFKK, from the coding sequence ATGATGTCCCGTCCGCTCGCAACCATTCTTTTACTGATTGCCTCCAACACGTTTATGACGATTGCCTGGTACGGACATTTACGTTTTAAAGATCTTCCTGTTTTAAAAAATGCAGGATTGATAACAATAATATTGATCAGTTGGGGAATAGCTTTATTGGAATATTCTTTAATGGTACCAGCTAATAGAATAGGGAGTACAATAAATGGTGGGCCATTTAATATGTGGCAATTAAAATTGATTCAGGAAGTAATTTCTATTTCCGTATTTATAATTTTTACGCTTCTGTTTTTTAAAACTGATGAACTCAAATGGAATCACATCGTTGGTTTTTTATTTTTAATTGGAGCAGTATATTTTTTCTTTAAGAAATAG
- the sucD gene encoding succinate--CoA ligase subunit alpha encodes MSVLVNKDSKVIVQGFTGGEGTFHATQMIEYGTNVVGGVTPGKGGTTHLERPVFNTVSEAVQKAGADVSIIFVPAAFAADAIMEAAEAGIKVIVCITEGIPVKDMIYVKEYLKGKACRLIGPNCPGVITAGEAKVGIMPGFVFKKGKIGIVSKSGTLTYEAADQIVKAGMGITTAIGIGGDPIIGTPTKDAVELLMNDPETEAIVMIGEIGGSYEAEAARWIKANGNKKPVVGFIAGQTAPKGRTMGHAGAIVGGAEDTAQAKMQIMRECGIHVCESPAEIGKTMAAVLKGQKVSA; translated from the coding sequence ATGTCAGTATTAGTAAACAAAGATTCTAAGGTAATAGTACAAGGCTTTACAGGTGGTGAAGGTACGTTTCATGCAACACAAATGATTGAATATGGCACCAATGTAGTTGGCGGAGTAACTCCTGGAAAAGGCGGTACCACTCACTTAGAACGTCCGGTATTTAACACTGTTTCAGAAGCGGTTCAAAAGGCAGGTGCTGATGTGTCTATTATTTTTGTGCCGGCTGCGTTTGCGGCAGATGCGATTATGGAAGCCGCTGAAGCTGGTATTAAAGTGATTGTTTGTATTACAGAAGGAATTCCTGTTAAGGATATGATTTATGTAAAAGAATATTTAAAAGGAAAAGCTTGCCGTTTAATCGGACCTAATTGTCCTGGTGTTATTACTGCCGGGGAAGCTAAGGTTGGTATTATGCCAGGTTTTGTGTTTAAAAAAGGTAAAATTGGGATTGTTTCCAAAAGCGGAACATTAACATATGAAGCGGCTGATCAGATTGTGAAAGCTGGAATGGGAATAACTACTGCCATTGGAATTGGCGGAGATCCGATCATTGGAACACCGACTAAAGATGCGGTTGAATTATTGATGAACGATCCTGAAACAGAAGCGATTGTAATGATTGGTGAAATTGGTGGAAGCTACGAAGCAGAAGCCGCGCGTTGGATAAAAGCAAATGGAAATAAAAAACCAGTAGTTGGTTTTATTGCAGGTCAAACTGCTCCTAAAGGACGTACAATGGGGCACGCTGGCGCTATCGTTGGTGGTGCGGAAGATACAGCGCAAGCAAAAATGCAAATCATGCGCGAGTGCGGCATACATGTGTGCGAAAGTCCTGCCGAAATTGGTAAAACGATGGCTGCTGTTTTAAAAGGACAAAAAGTATCTGCATAA
- a CDS encoding sensor histidine kinase — translation MKSGKVNFTSIILGLILIGGAIIFDRYSVFSIEEIGVKSTKAIEKKAELCKKAFPLLFTKDVGTDWEQLSEYYANERIGLYLWQNDSLIFWNNSQIPLPKVSAIFLKTFGFIKLPHGHYLYFKEVSGQKTALALCLVKPDYEIQNNYLKNDFKDWTGIPKGITVDTSSNAEHRITIDGNSLFSIKGGEEKFNNTTGDNLAFIFFLTTYLASLLLLLLNVKRSNNDVFAGFSVVGVLIIRFLMIGLKWPFFFYRTALYDLQLFGNAQSFMNGYLGDILLNAFTLLFIAAVFHFYSYRLTKQAKQFVYSALMVGFIFILFYQFNQIAVSLINNSTLSFDFLSIFNIKFEVFIGLGALSVCSLASFLLINCSLQVFNGRQFFVVYLCICTVHYTLYRDTGLFENYWLLLYAGLLFLLQKFYNSKIALALGLQILFMSVVTSKFLNTYIEKNQQQDLSILSIKLSDKQDAILENEFADIPRRMAQDEPLNRMLNFLADIPTAEKETELLLKQKYFGGYFNRYTVEFSLFDKNCSPLLEVKKPVHVNEGFFIDQIRENSDSTFVEGLFFVKNYKKNVQYIGKINLGDRRLYVMMEPKQFEELGSFPDLLLDQSQQKPEKLKSFSHAVYRSQQITSRFGDFNYPFSLQDSITLLKSNQDFIHHYYQPDENTEVIISQKAKRWNYFFTFNSYLLLFFSMVTYLSYLVYSAVFTDHFSSPTLTRRIQTIIIVLLLLAMSAVGITSGNLVSRQFDGNNKKQLEEKTQIIINELSSQFKAEQLFDVSQKELINLKLKEYSRLFNTPISLFYKTGQLFNTSESKLYENGLAASLVNPKAFWELNNNRSSSQSVTDKAGTLKYISLYTPLFDANKKLIGFINLPYFAKQSDLANELSGIISALINVYVILFVISILTGLILSGFITQPLRIIKQQLSNVTLGKQNEKIVWQSDDEIGKLVSEYNQMLVKLENSANLLAQSERESAWREMAKQVAHEIKNPLTPMKLNLQYLQMLMKSNPDDFKEKFERASAGIIEQIDSLANIANEFSNFAKLPGTQLQKINLVDVIASAMLIFENQKGVVFKNNISSEQIWVNGDRDQCLRVFNNVLKNALQALDGVKDPLINIDIEKNEGVVIIAISDNGCGIDDDMKSKIFTPNFTTKTTGSGLGLAMVKNIMLGFEGSISFTSESGKGTTFYLEFIPSEKGTL, via the coding sequence ATGAAAAGTGGTAAAGTAAACTTCACGTCAATTATCCTCGGCCTTATTCTTATTGGAGGTGCAATTATTTTTGATCGGTATTCTGTATTTTCCATCGAGGAAATTGGAGTAAAATCTACAAAAGCGATTGAAAAAAAGGCTGAGCTCTGCAAAAAAGCGTTTCCCTTACTTTTTACAAAAGATGTTGGCACAGATTGGGAGCAGCTTTCAGAGTATTACGCAAATGAGAGAATCGGACTGTACCTTTGGCAAAATGATAGTCTTATTTTTTGGAATAACTCGCAAATACCGCTGCCTAAAGTTTCCGCGATATTTTTAAAGACTTTCGGATTTATTAAACTACCACATGGGCACTATTTATACTTTAAAGAGGTAAGTGGCCAAAAAACTGCTCTAGCGCTATGTCTGGTAAAGCCAGATTACGAGATTCAAAATAATTATCTTAAGAACGATTTTAAAGACTGGACAGGTATTCCAAAGGGAATTACGGTTGATACAAGCTCAAATGCTGAACATAGAATTACAATTGATGGTAACAGTTTATTCTCCATTAAAGGAGGAGAGGAAAAATTTAATAATACTACAGGAGATAACCTTGCTTTTATATTCTTTTTAACTACTTATTTAGCGTCGCTGTTATTATTACTTCTTAATGTAAAACGAAGTAATAATGATGTATTTGCTGGTTTTTCTGTGGTAGGCGTCCTGATAATTCGCTTTTTAATGATTGGCTTGAAATGGCCGTTTTTTTTCTATCGAACAGCGTTGTACGATCTTCAGTTATTTGGAAATGCCCAATCTTTTATGAATGGCTACCTGGGAGATATCTTATTGAATGCCTTCACCTTATTATTTATTGCCGCCGTATTCCATTTTTATTCTTACAGGCTAACAAAACAGGCAAAGCAATTTGTCTATTCAGCGTTGATGGTGGGTTTCATTTTCATACTCTTTTATCAATTTAACCAAATAGCTGTAAGTTTAATCAACAACTCCACTTTGAGTTTTGATTTTTTGAGCATCTTCAATATAAAATTTGAAGTCTTTATTGGTCTTGGAGCTTTGAGTGTATGCTCACTCGCTTCGTTCTTGCTGATAAATTGCTCATTGCAAGTTTTTAATGGCAGGCAATTTTTCGTGGTGTATTTATGCATTTGTACTGTGCATTACACCCTTTATAGAGATACTGGTTTGTTTGAAAATTATTGGCTATTACTTTATGCAGGATTACTTTTTTTGTTGCAAAAATTTTACAATTCTAAAATTGCTTTAGCTCTTGGACTACAAATACTATTTATGTCGGTGGTGACGTCTAAATTTTTGAATACCTATATAGAGAAAAACCAGCAGCAAGATTTGAGTATTTTATCAATCAAGTTAAGTGACAAACAGGATGCTATTTTAGAAAACGAATTTGCTGATATACCCAGACGAATGGCACAGGACGAGCCGCTTAATAGGATGCTTAATTTTTTAGCGGATATTCCAACTGCTGAAAAGGAAACCGAACTTTTATTAAAACAAAAGTACTTTGGTGGGTATTTTAATCGATACACGGTGGAGTTTTCCTTGTTTGATAAAAACTGTTCGCCGCTGCTGGAAGTAAAAAAGCCAGTACACGTGAACGAAGGTTTTTTTATTGATCAAATTCGTGAAAATTCGGATTCTACTTTTGTAGAAGGACTATTTTTTGTAAAAAACTACAAAAAAAATGTTCAATACATTGGTAAGATAAATTTGGGAGATAGGCGCCTATATGTGATGATGGAGCCAAAGCAATTTGAGGAACTGGGTAGTTTTCCGGATCTGTTGCTTGATCAATCGCAGCAGAAGCCTGAGAAATTAAAAAGTTTTAGTCATGCTGTTTATCGTTCGCAACAAATTACAAGCCGCTTCGGGGATTTTAATTATCCCTTTTCACTTCAGGATTCTATAACGCTGTTGAAATCAAATCAGGATTTTATTCATCACTATTATCAACCCGACGAAAACACGGAGGTAATTATAAGTCAAAAAGCCAAGCGCTGGAACTATTTTTTCACGTTTAATTCCTATCTCTTATTGTTTTTTTCAATGGTGACGTACTTATCTTATCTTGTATATTCAGCAGTATTTACAGATCATTTCTCAAGCCCCACATTAACGCGAAGAATTCAAACAATTATTATTGTTTTATTATTGTTGGCCATGTCGGCGGTGGGTATTACTTCCGGAAATCTTGTGAGTAGGCAGTTTGATGGAAATAATAAAAAGCAGTTGGAAGAAAAAACACAAATCATTATCAACGAACTTAGCAGTCAATTTAAAGCCGAACAATTGTTTGATGTATCTCAAAAGGAACTTATTAATCTTAAATTAAAAGAATATAGCAGACTTTTTAATACCCCAATAAGTTTGTTTTACAAAACTGGCCAGTTGTTTAATACCAGCGAGTCAAAACTGTATGAAAATGGGTTGGCGGCTTCTTTAGTAAATCCAAAGGCCTTTTGGGAGCTTAATAATAACCGATCTTCTTCACAGAGTGTTACGGATAAGGCCGGAACATTAAAATACATTTCACTTTACACACCATTGTTCGATGCGAACAAAAAGTTAATTGGATTTATCAATTTACCCTATTTTGCTAAACAAAGCGATCTAGCGAACGAATTATCAGGCATAATCAGTGCTTTAATTAACGTGTATGTTATTTTGTTTGTGATCAGCATCCTTACGGGATTAATTCTTTCTGGTTTTATCACACAACCACTTCGCATAATTAAGCAACAATTAAGCAATGTGACTCTGGGTAAACAAAATGAAAAAATTGTGTGGCAGAGCGATGACGAAATCGGAAAATTGGTTTCCGAATACAATCAAATGCTAGTAAAACTTGAAAATAGCGCTAATTTGTTGGCGCAGAGTGAGCGTGAAAGTGCTTGGCGTGAAATGGCAAAACAAGTGGCGCATGAGATAAAGAATCCTTTAACGCCAATGAAACTAAATTTGCAGTATTTGCAAATGCTCATGAAGAGTAATCCCGATGATTTTAAAGAGAAATTTGAAAGAGCGAGTGCTGGAATTATTGAACAAATTGATTCGTTGGCAAATATAGCTAATGAGTTTAGTAATTTTGCCAAATTGCCTGGTACTCAATTGCAAAAAATTAACCTCGTGGATGTAATCGCCTCAGCCATGCTTATTTTCGAAAATCAAAAAGGCGTTGTTTTTAAGAATAATATTTCATCGGAGCAAATATGGGTGAATGGCGATAGAGACCAATGTTTACGTGTGTTTAATAATGTTCTGAAAAATGCCCTTCAAGCCCTTGATGGAGTTAAAGATCCATTAATAAATATTGATATAGAAAAAAACGAAGGCGTTGTAATTATCGCAATAAGTGATAACGGTTGTGGTATTGACGATGATATGAAATCTAAAATTTTTACTCCTAATTTTACAACAAAAACTACCGGTTCAGGCTTAGGCTTAGCAATGGTTAAAAATATCATGCTGGGTTTTGAAGGAAGTATTTCTTTCACCTCAGAAAGTGGGAAAGGAACTACATTTTATCTTGAATTTATTCCTTCAGAAAAGGGTACTTTGTAA
- a CDS encoding DUF2461 domain-containing protein has translation MLKTVSFLKKIKANNNRDWFEKNKNSYLEAKEEHEIFIDKIIKGVAKFDKKISPDMKAKDCVFRIYKDVRFSKDKTPYKNNFGASINPGGKKSLVAGYYLHIEPGASFLAGGVYMPEAEMLNAIRQEIDYNPDPFFKILNSISFKKYFKGLDDEGKLKTAPKGFDKEHPHLEILKNKHFLVSYPLSDKQLNEKDIEKTIVAGFRAMNPFLEYLRIATS, from the coding sequence ATGCTAAAGACCGTTTCCTTTTTAAAAAAAATTAAAGCGAATAATAATCGTGATTGGTTCGAAAAAAACAAAAACAGTTATTTGGAAGCCAAAGAAGAGCACGAAATTTTTATTGACAAAATAATAAAGGGTGTTGCCAAATTTGACAAAAAGATTTCCCCAGATATGAAGGCGAAAGATTGTGTTTTTAGGATATATAAAGATGTACGTTTTTCAAAAGATAAAACACCTTACAAAAACAATTTTGGCGCTAGTATTAACCCAGGAGGAAAAAAGTCTTTAGTAGCTGGTTATTATTTACATATTGAGCCAGGAGCAAGTTTTTTGGCTGGAGGAGTGTATATGCCGGAAGCGGAAATGCTGAATGCGATCAGACAAGAAATCGATTACAATCCCGATCCCTTTTTTAAAATTTTAAATTCAATTTCATTCAAAAAGTATTTTAAAGGTCTTGATGATGAAGGCAAGTTAAAAACTGCGCCAAAAGGATTTGATAAAGAGCACCCACATTTAGAGATTCTGAAAAACAAACATTTTTTGGTGAGTTATCCCTTATCGGATAAACAATTAAACGAGAAAGATATTGAAAAAACTATTGTTGCAGGGTTTAGAGCTATGAATCCGTTTTTGGAATATTTAAGAATTGCGACTTCATAG
- a CDS encoding GWxTD domain-containing protein: MRRLSVNILLFLTTLFLTSCHTKQQYSTKPTKSLINPDSDLLEANAVAYHLNDSLTSTYLEIKNENLLYKRPDTTSAFYAEVKISYKLLSEQNSRKILDSGSYMLRDRSAGEYVKNKSLFSQFKLKAFIGANYYLEIEIFDRNKKTKYTQGLNIYKLNAYSDQNFLITLNDSVAFKNNFLANDQVIVQFSNPAITQVTVDCFFKEFGPALPPFSTKSPDEITYKPDSVFIMSLSTNQFMLSMPKKGFYHIKTDPQSFLGITLYTYDATFPGVSNSDEMIDCTRYLMSKDEFENCKDALDKKNCIDNFWLELGGSNERARELLKRYYGRVKEANKNFSSYTQGWKSDRGMVFIVFGPPINTYKSKRDEIWVYGNEANPNSLRFVFNKTRNPFTDNDYVMERSQFYKDNWYTAVEYWREGLIYMNRGR; this comes from the coding sequence TTGAGGAGACTGTCAGTAAATATTCTTTTATTTTTAACTACACTTTTTCTTACTAGCTGTCATACAAAACAACAGTATTCAACTAAGCCAACGAAGAGCCTTATAAATCCGGATAGTGATTTACTCGAAGCGAATGCCGTAGCCTACCACTTAAATGATTCGCTTACGAGTACCTATTTAGAAATAAAAAACGAAAATCTTCTTTATAAGAGACCAGATACCACCTCCGCCTTTTATGCCGAGGTAAAAATTTCCTATAAATTATTAAGCGAACAAAACTCCCGGAAAATTTTAGATAGTGGAAGTTACATGCTAAGGGATCGTTCTGCTGGTGAGTATGTAAAAAATAAGTCATTGTTTTCTCAGTTTAAATTAAAAGCATTTATAGGTGCGAATTATTATTTAGAAATAGAAATTTTTGACCGAAATAAAAAAACAAAATACACCCAGGGCTTAAACATATACAAGCTTAACGCATACAGCGATCAAAATTTTCTTATTACCCTGAACGATTCTGTGGCTTTTAAAAATAATTTTTTAGCAAACGATCAGGTCATCGTTCAATTCTCTAATCCTGCAATTACGCAGGTTACGGTAGATTGCTTTTTTAAAGAATTTGGCCCGGCACTTCCTCCCTTCTCCACAAAAAGTCCTGATGAGATCACCTACAAACCTGATAGCGTTTTTATCATGTCCTTGAGTACAAATCAATTTATGCTTAGCATGCCAAAAAAAGGTTTCTATCACATCAAAACAGATCCTCAAAGTTTTCTTGGCATAACATTATATACTTATGACGCTACATTTCCTGGAGTAAGCAATAGCGATGAAATGATTGATTGTACGCGTTACCTTATGAGTAAAGATGAATTTGAAAACTGTAAAGATGCACTGGATAAAAAAAATTGCATTGATAATTTTTGGTTAGAGTTAGGAGGGAGTAATGAACGCGCTCGTGAATTATTAAAACGCTACTATGGAAGAGTAAAAGAAGCCAATAAAAATTTTAGTAGTTATACTCAGGGTTGGAAGAGTGATAGAGGAATGGTATTTATTGTTTTTGGTCCGCCTATAAATACATATAAAAGTAAGAGGGATGAAATTTGGGTTTATGGGAATGAAGCAAATCCCAATTCGTTGCGCTTTGTTTTTAATAAGACACGAAATCCTTTTACCGATAATGATTATGTCATGGAGCGCTCACAGTTTTATAAAGACAATTGGTACACCGCAGTTGAATATTGGCGGGAAGGGTTGATTTATATGAACAGGGGACGGTAA